GCAGGCCCGCGCACGCTTCCCCAGGGCGGCGAATTCGCGCTTGCCTTTGGCCTGGTCCGGACGGAAACCCAGCGAACAGAAATAGCCCTGCTCGCTGGCCTCGCAACCTGTGGCCCCGGGTGCCTTCAGCTTGCCCTCCCACATGGGAGTGAATCCTTCGATGGGCTTGCCGCGCAGCGCGGCAAACTTCGCCGGCGCCTCGCGCAGTACCGCTTCGAAGTACGTGCAAAGCGCGTCCGGGCCGGGCGCTGCCTTTGGCGTTCCCTGTCCGTGCGCGGAAATGAGCAGCGCGAGAAGCAGGAGTTGCGTACGCGGAAGTGACATGGGACGGCCTCCGGAGAATCGCAACTCTGCCATGAGAGGCTGACCGCTGGCAAACCGGCCCGCTACTGCCCACCCACTCCCATCTGCTCTTCCAGGAAGCGGTGCAGCCGCTCGCTGTAGCCCAGGGGGATCTCGAACACGCGCTCATCACCCACGATCAGCAGCACCTTGCGCGTGGTGTCGTGCAGCACGGAGCAGCGATGGCAAGTCCGCAGGTGCGCTTCGATCTCCGCGCGCAGCTTCGCGTCGATGTCGCTATCCATGAAGTTCGACAATTCCCGCAACACCTGTTCGCAACTCACCATGGCTTCTTCCCTCTCCACCACGCCACTCGATCGAGCCAGCTCCGTCCGAAGGCCGGCGCCAGTTGCTCGCGCATCTGCAGCCGCGCCCGGTGCAAGCGCGTCTTCACTGCCGCCTCGCTGATTTCC
Above is a genomic segment from Terriglobales bacterium containing:
- a CDS encoding zf-HC2 domain-containing protein, translating into MVSCEQVLRELSNFMDSDIDAKLRAEIEAHLRTCHRCSVLHDTTRKVLLIVGDERVFEIPLGYSERLHRFLEEQMGVGGQ